The genomic window GTTTCTTATCCCCAAAAACCGCACAGATTTAATCGAAGCGATTGAAAACGCAATTAAGCAAGTCGCTACGGCAAAATGGGGGGCGAAAGCTGATGCAGTTCTCAAGTCTATTCGCGGTAACTCAATGCGCTTTAACTTCCGCGACGGGGACGAGAAAATTGAGTATGATGGATATGCAGATCACATGTACATCGGTGCAAGCAACAAAGCCCGACCACTGGTTATTGACCGTGATCGCACTCCGTTAACGGCACAAGATGGTCGACCTTACTCAGGTTGCTACGTCAATGCAACTATCACTATTTTTGCCTATGACAACCAAGGCAAGGGCATTTCCGCATCATTAGGCGGTGTTCAGTTCTTCCGTGATGGTGACGCTTTCGCAGGTGGCGGTGTCGCGAGTGAAGATGACTTCGATGATCTTAGTGTCGCCGAAGAGGAAGAATCACTTATTTAAATTTAGTTCGCTGGCATCGATAGATGCCAGCTCTTAATTAAAAGTTTTTACGTAAAGAAAATTCTGGAAAACTATGTTTTAAATACCCTAATAAATTTGAGTACAGCCGGTATAGCTCAGCCGACAAATTTTCCAAGCTAGCTTTAGCTTCAAATGAAGCTATATTTTGCTCTATTAACCTAGGAAGTAAATAATCAGATTCAAATTGTGTATGATTAAAATCATAATACAAATAACAATTAGATATTTTATGTGTTATTCCCAAAATTTCATCCGTATACCTTTGTAATTCATCATCATAAAAAACAGAACCAGAGTATCTGTTATTCAAATCATCCAATGCATCAATAAATGCTGAGAAAGCATAGTAGTACGTACCGGGTAAGCGTTCTATTAATACCGACAGATATTCACACGACACCCCAGCATATTTATATATCATTTCTAGTTGATTTATATCTAATGAATGCCTATCAGCGCCAATATTATTTTGCGTTTGTGGAAAATATCTCCGAAATAATTCAGGATATTGATTTACTGTATCAGAGTAGATATCGTCATAAAAGAAAACATCAATATTAAATAAACTTAGTTTGTTTATCTTTTTTATGTAATCAATAATTGCAACGTCTCTTTTTGATGCCGTCACAAAAATAAACTCGTCTATATCAAACTGTATTTCTTTTGATTTTTCTAAATCACTATCAATTACATCAGTAGTAAACGAAGTTAAGTTATAGTTCTTACATTGAATAGCAATTTTATTGTTGCCATTTGACCTATAAACTATATCCACACCTTTCTGTTTCTGCCCTTTCCGTCCATAAATGGCAAAGCCTTGATTGTATTTAATTTCAAAATAGTCTTTAACAAAACATTCAAATTGATGATCATCTTTGAATCTAAGCGGTTCAAAATTATTATACGATGTCACTATAAAATACCTTTTATTATGAAAAACACACTCTGGCTCGACCTCGAAACTTTCAGTGAAAAGCCAATTAAATACGGTACGCATTCTTATGCGGAAACTGTTGAAATTATGCTTTTTGCTTGGGCGTTAAACAACAATTTAGTTCAAGTCTGGGATGTTACAGATAAATCCCCTATGCCTACTGAATTAAAGCAAGCGTTAACAGACCCTAACACTATTATTTATGCACATAACAGCCATTTTGACCGCACGATGCTTAACCATAGCGGTATTAAAATTGGTGTTAGCCGTTGGCGAGATACCATGGTTCAAGCACTAGCGCACGGTTTACCCGGTGCTTTAGGGGCGTTATGTGAAGTGCTTGGTGTGCCTTTGGATAAAGCCAAAGATAAAGAAGGTAAAGCATTAATACAGTTATTCTGTAAGCCTCGCCCTAAAAACTCAGCATTACGTCGCGCCACTAGCAAAACTCATCCCGAAGAGTGGAAACGTTTTGTTGCTTACGCAGGGCTAGATATTGAAGCCATGCGTGAAGTGCATAAGCGTTTACCAAGTTGGAACTATCGCGACAATGAGTTAGAACATTGGCATCGTGACCAACGAATTAACGATCGCGGTGTGTGTATGGATATTCAACTCGCCACCGCGGCCATTGAAGCCGTTGAAATTGAGCAAAAGCGCTTAGCCAAACTTACCCAAGATTTGACAGATAATGAAGTACAAGCAGCAACACAGCGTGATGCTCTGCTACAACATATCTCTGCAGCTTTTGGTGTTGACCTGCCTGATATGCAAAAAAGTACATTAGAACGCCGTATCAATGATCCGGATATTCCTTTGCCTTTACGTGAGCTATTAGCTATTCGATTACAAGCCAGTACCACCAGCACCAGTAAATACAAAGCGTTAATGAATGGTGTAAGTTCAGATGGGCGTTTGCGTGGCACATTGCAATTTTGCGGCGCTTCTCGTACAGGCCGTTGGGCGGGTCGCTTGTTTCAACCGCAAAATTTACCAAGACCAACACTTGATCAAGACACCATTGATAACGGTATCGAAGCGTTAAAAGCAGGATGTGCAGACCTTATTTACGATGACATTATGCAATTAACTAGCTCGGCTTTACGCGGTTGCATTATGGCACCAGAGGGTAAAAAACTTGTCGTATCTGACCTTTCGAATATCGAGGGGCGAATGCTCGCTTGGTTAGCAGGTGAAGCATGGAAAATTACAGCATTTAGCGAGTTTGATAAGGGTATCGGTGCTGACCTCTATAAATTGGCCTATGCTCGAGCATTCAATATTAGACCTGAAGATGTTGATAAGCATATGCGCCAAATCGGTAAGGTAATGGAATTAGGCTTAGGATACGGCGGCGGTGTCGCAGCATTCTTAACATTCGCCCTCACCTATGGTCTCGATTTAGATGAACTCGCCGAAGCCGCTTTACCTAATATTCCGCCAAAAGTGAAAAACGATGCGCTTAGCTGGTATCAAAAATCCGTTGAAACCAAGAAAACATACGGCCTGAGTGAAACCGTGTTTATTACCTGCGATTCACTTAAACGTATGTGGCGAAATGCTCATCCCGAAACAGTCTCTTTCTGGTACGAAATAGAAGATACCGTACGTCGGGCGATTGCATCACCAGGGATCACCTTTCCTTGCCGTAAACTTAAAGTTAGACGTGATAAAGCATGGTTACGTATCGTTTTACCTTCGGGGCGTGCAGTTTGTTACCCATCTCCACGTAATGATAACGGTCAAATCAGTTATATGGGCGTTAATCCTTATAGTCGCAAATGGCAACGGTTGAAAACCTACGGTGGGAAATTGGTGGAGAACGTAACCCAAGCGGCAGCACGTGATGTTCTCGCGGGTAACATGCCGACTATTGAAGACCACGGCTATGACATCGTGCTCACAGTGCATGATGAAGTGTTAACTGAAGCACCAGATAACTCCGCATTCAACCATGAACACTTATCTGAGTTACTCGCCACCAACCCCGAGTGGGCTTTAGACCTCCCGCTTAGTGCCGGGGGTTTTGAGGCTTATCATTATAGGAAGGATTAGTTTTTATTTACAAGCATTGCCACTTTTTAAAAAACTAGTAGATTAGGAGATATCTTTAATTATGCAAAATGGACAAATTATGAGTTTAAAGTACCCATATGAGTTATCAACATTCTCAGCTTTTATAGAAAAATGTGGCTTAACTCTAATATCTACAGAAATAAAAGGAAACGCTACGCGTTACAATCTTTCTGACGGAGTCATATTAAATCTATTTAGTACAGGGACAATACAATTACAAGGCAATTCGCTAGTAATACCTTATGTAGAAAAAACTATTGAAGATAATTTAAACATTAATAGTAACACCCCCGAAATAGATACATGTAAAAAAATATTCATTGTTCATGGACATGATCATGCATCAAAAGAACAGTTAGAATTAATTTTACATAAACTCGGCTTAACTGAACAATTTATACTACAGAACACAGGAGGGTCAGGCTTAACTATCATCGAAGAATTAGAAAAAGAGATAGGTAAAAACCAAATTGGTACTCGCTTTGGTATAGTCCTTCTGACCCCTGATGATATTGGATATTCACAAAAAGATGGCGAAGAAGCTAAACAACCTCGCCCAAGACAAAATGTAGTATTAGAAATGGGTATGCTACTCTCATCACTAGGTAGAGAAAATGTCGCAATTCTACAAAAACAACACTTAGAGCAGCCATCTGATGCAAATGGTATTTTGTACTTACATTTTAATGATCATGTAAAAGAAACAGTTCCTCGACTAGCTCAACGATTGCAAAAGTCTGGATTTATAATTGACTCAGATAAAATTGCGTCAGCATCTTCATAGATTATCTTCATTAGTAAATATCTCATATTAAATATCCCCTAAATTTAGGGGATATTTTTATCTTGGAAAAACATATGGCATTCATAAACAACGATAGCCCGTTGTATTTCCGCGCGGCTCGGGATGCTATTCGTCTTGAGCAAGCGGGTAAATACTTCGAGGCGGCTACCGCTTGGTTACAAGCACACCGACTTGCACGGACAAGGAACAATCAAATTTGGAGTGAACGCCGCTCTGATTTTTGCATGAAACAACTTAAACGCGAAATGTACAAAGGCACGAGTAATGAGCAAAGTACGTGAAGATGTCATCGAAAGGCACTTGGTCAATGAAGTGAAAAAAGCAGGCGGTATCGCTTATAAATTTACTTCCCCCGGTCGTCGAGGCGTGCCTGATAGAATTGTACTTTTGCCAAATGGCAAAATCATTTTTGTTGAGTGTAAAGCCCCCGGTGAAAAGCCCCGCCCCGATCAGTTACGGGAACACGCGAGGCTTTTTGCATTAGGGTTTCATATTGTCGTTTTGGATAGTAAGGATTTGGGAGAAATATTATGAAAATTTGCCCAATAATACCAGCTAACCCCGGTTGGTGGTATGTAGAAAAACCTAGTAAAGATTACCATCCCATTATTGCTTGGGAATTGCGTAAAAGCGAGTCTTTTAATGAGTATTCATATATTCCGGTGTACCCATGTCTTCCTGATAARTATGAGGACGAAATACGCGCTGATTATGATTTTTACGACCACGGATACGTAATCTACGATCCTAGCTATACTGCTAAATAAAATGGAAAATACATCTAAAAACTTCACCCCTCGCCCCTATCAAGATCTCATACTCAGCCACGAAATTGATATTAAGCGCTCAAATGTTTGGGCTGGTATGGGCATGGGCAAAACAGTAGCAACGCTCACGGCCTTAGAAGATTTATTCATGGCAGGTAGTGAAACGCAACCGGCTTTAGTTCTTGCACCTTTGCGGGTAGCAAGTTCAACATGGCCAGATGAAGCGGTTAAATGGAATCACTTACGTAATATCGATGTTCAGCCAATTATAGGTACCGCCAAAGAACGTATGGCGGCTATCAAAAATACCAATGCGAGCGTGTTTACCATTAACTACGATAACCTTGTTTGGCTAGTTGAAATATTTGGTGAACATTGGCCTTTTGGTACCATCATTGCCGATGAAAGTACAAGGCTAAAGTCGTTTAGGCTTCGGAAAGGGGGTAAACGTGCTGCAGCACTGGCGAAAGTGGCTCACAAACATGTGCATCGATGGGTAAATTTGACGGGAACACCTTCCCCTAACGGTTTAATTGATTTGTGGGGGCAAGCGTGGTTTGTTGATCAGGGTCAACGCTTAGGCAGAACCTATAGCGCATTTACTTCACGTTGGTTCAACAACATTCAATTCCCTGGTCAACAGTGGTCTAAGTTAGAGCCTTGGCCTTTTGCTCAAGAGCAAATGCAAGATGCTTTACGGGATGTCACGATATCGCTAGATGCCGCTGATTGGTTCGATATTGAAGAGCCTATCCACAATATCATTAAACTTGAACTCCCCGATAAAGCCCGAAAACAGTATCAAGAAATGGAAAAAGAGATGTTTCTTGAACTAGAACATGAAGGCATTGAAGCGCTAAACGCGGCAGCTAAGACGGTAAAATGTTTGCAAATCGCCAGTGGTGCTATCTACACCGATGACAGTAAAAATTGGGTAGAGCTACACGATGCAAAAATTCAGGCGTTAGAAAGTATCATTAGTGAATCAGGCGGCATGCCAATACTCGTTGCGTACCACTGGAAGCACGACCTTGAGCGTTTATTAAAAGCCTTTCCTAAAGGTAGAAACCTAGATGCGGATCCGCAAACATTACGCGATTGGAACGCAGGCAAAATACCGATTCTGTTTGCGCACCCTGCTAGTGCAGGTCACGGCTTAAACTTGCAAGATGGCGGGAATATTTTGGTCTTTTTCTCGCACTGGTGGGATTTGGAACAATACCAACAAATCATCGAACGTATCGGCCCTACCCGACAAATTCAAGCCGGTTATAACCGACCTGTATTTATTCACCACCTTATTGCCGCTGGAACGATGGACGAGGTAGTAATGGAGCGTCGTAATTCTAAGCGCGAAATACAAGACCTTCTGTTAGAAGCAATGAAGAGGAAGTAATACCGTGAAAAAAGATGAGCTAATTAAAGCCACACGGCAAATTAAATACGAATCACGCGATGCCATGAACAGTATGGATGATGATTATATTTCATTCCCTGCGGAGCTGATTTATAGAATATGCGATGAACTGCTCAAGTACCAACAACTTAGCCCCTATGCATGGGAATATCGGAACGCTCGAGGCTTAAACTTTACTAAAGATAAAAAGCAAATCGAACTGGTTAAAGAATATTGCCCTGACGCAAACATCATTGAACTATTTAAATTAGATAATAATTAATTGAGGTATGCTATGACTATTGCCACTAAAAAGAAAAAAGAATATCAAGACGATGACCTGTTAACTATCGATGATGTCTGCGAGATTATCGGCGGTATCAGCCCTAAAACATTAGCAGATTGGAATAACAACCATCGCCATAAGGCAACACTCGCACCGATCCGATTCACTAGTAAAATGGTTCGATACGAGTATAAAAACGTTAAAGCTTTTATCGAAAAATGTCGCAGTAGCTACTAACCTAACCGCCTACGTAATAGCGCCACTTGAGTCAAAATACTATTTTCATGAGCTTCGAAAGCTTGCCGTTTTAACGCTATCTCCTCCTGTAAAATCTCATCAGAAAAATCATAGTGCTCAGCCATACGGTCCTCGCTTCTGTCAGAATGATGTAGGCATAGTATGCTTATTTCTTTTGTATCTGAGCGTGAAAAACCCTTTTGGCGCATTTGAGCAATGATGTTACTTTTGAAAAATTTCCGGCACATTGTATTGAATGCGCCGGATTTTCCCTTCACCGTCCCTTCGTGTACTACCCCTTTCACCGCCCCTTCCGGGCTATATGTTTTCACTAACTTATCCAAAGAACGTTTTGAAAAAGGCTGCGACGGATCACGCGGCTGTAGAAAGACATAATCACGATTACAATTAACAGCGGATTCACGCCATGACAACTGTTCGTCAAGCAAGGTTTTCATAGCTTTCGTGATTGGAAACTTAAATTCTTTTTGCGTTTTCATCGCTCCACGCATACCCGTTAAACCCGCGGGATATGTAATTTCTAACTTATCCAAATCAACATAATCCCAACGTAAATTAGCGACATTGATCGGCCTAACACCCGTTAGAATCATATACCTGACAGCATTCTTTTGATGTGAAGAAGTACATGAAGCCACGTTAATCCAAAGTGCTGCGATCGATTCTATGTCGGTATAGCGTTTGGTTGGTAGGGGCTTTTGCACGCGCGAAGAAACATAATCATCGGGGATACTCGCGGCAATATTTATCCCATTGCAATAAATTGGAGCAGAGAATTTCCAAAGACGGCGTAATTCAGCAAATAATTCCAGAGCTTGGTTATTAGATTTAGTCTGTACCCAGGTATCAATAACTTCAATTAGCCTTGGGTATTTGATATCACTGAATACCTCTCTCGAACCAAAAGACTCTTTTATTTGTTTAGTTCTGCAGCAGTATGTCGCATAGCTATTTTCGCTTAACTTTGCTCTTGCGACTTTACCTGCTAAGTCTTTTTCATAGAGTTCT from Providencia sneebia DSM 19967 includes these protein-coding regions:
- a CDS encoding DNA polymerase, whose product is MKNTLWLDLETFSEKPIKYGTHSYAETVEIMLFAWALNNNLVQVWDVTDKSPMPTELKQALTDPNTIIYAHNSHFDRTMLNHSGIKIGVSRWRDTMVQALAHGLPGALGALCEVLGVPLDKAKDKEGKALIQLFCKPRPKNSALRRATSKTHPEEWKRFVAYAGLDIEAMREVHKRLPSWNYRDNELEHWHRDQRINDRGVCMDIQLATAAIEAVEIEQKRLAKLTQDLTDNEVQAATQRDALLQHISAAFGVDLPDMQKSTLERRINDPDIPLPLRELLAIRLQASTTSTSKYKALMNGVSSDGRLRGTLQFCGASRTGRWAGRLFQPQNLPRPTLDQDTIDNGIEALKAGCADLIYDDIMQLTSSALRGCIMAPEGKKLVVSDLSNIEGRMLAWLAGEAWKITAFSEFDKGIGADLYKLAYARAFNIRPEDVDKHMRQIGKVMELGLGYGGGVAAFLTFALTYGLDLDELAEAALPNIPPKVKNDALSWYQKSVETKKTYGLSETVFITCDSLKRMWRNAHPETVSFWYEIEDTVRRAIASPGITFPCRKLKVRRDKAWLRIVLPSGRAVCYPSPRNDNGQISYMGVNPYSRKWQRLKTYGGKLVENVTQAAARDVLAGNMPTIEDHGYDIVLTVHDEVLTEAPDNSAFNHEHLSELLATNPEWALDLPLSAGGFEAYHYRKD
- a CDS encoding TIR domain-containing protein, giving the protein MQNGQIMSLKYPYELSTFSAFIEKCGLTLISTEIKGNATRYNLSDGVILNLFSTGTIQLQGNSLVIPYVEKTIEDNLNINSNTPEIDTCKKIFIVHGHDHASKEQLELILHKLGLTEQFILQNTGGSGLTIIEELEKEIGKNQIGTRFGIVLLTPDDIGYSQKDGEEAKQPRPRQNVVLEMGMLLSSLGRENVAILQKQHLEQPSDANGILYLHFNDHVKETVPRLAQRLQKSGFIIDSDKIASASS
- a CDS encoding DUF2815 family protein, with the translated sequence MKVKLSNVRLAFPDLFEATQVNGQGDYKFRATFLIPKNRTDLIEAIENAIKQVATAKWGAKADAVLKSIRGNSMRFNFRDGDEKIEYDGYADHMYIGASNKARPLVIDRDRTPLTAQDGRPYSGCYVNATITIFAYDNQGKGISASLGGVQFFRDGDAFAGGGVASEDDFDDLSVAEEEESLI
- a CDS encoding restriction endonuclease yields the protein MTSYNNFEPLRFKDDHQFECFVKDYFEIKYNQGFAIYGRKGQKQKGVDIVYRSNGNNKIAIQCKNYNLTSFTTDVIDSDLEKSKEIQFDIDEFIFVTASKRDVAIIDYIKKINKLSLFNIDVFFYDDIYSDTVNQYPELFRRYFPQTQNNIGADRHSLDINQLEMIYKYAGVSCEYLSVLIERLPGTYYYAFSAFIDALDDLNNRYSGSVFYDDELQRYTDEILGITHKISNCYLYYDFNHTQFESDYLLPRLIEQNIASFEAKASLENLSAELYRLYSNLLGYLKHSFPEFSLRKNF
- a CDS encoding helix-turn-helix transcriptional regulator, with the translated sequence MTIATKKKKEYQDDDLLTIDDVCEIIGGISPKTLADWNNNHRHKATLAPIRFTSKMVRYEYKNVKAFIEKCRSSY
- a CDS encoding DEAD/DEAH box helicase translates to MENTSKNFTPRPYQDLILSHEIDIKRSNVWAGMGMGKTVATLTALEDLFMAGSETQPALVLAPLRVASSTWPDEAVKWNHLRNIDVQPIIGTAKERMAAIKNTNASVFTINYDNLVWLVEIFGEHWPFGTIIADESTRLKSFRLRKGGKRAAALAKVAHKHVHRWVNLTGTPSPNGLIDLWGQAWFVDQGQRLGRTYSAFTSRWFNNIQFPGQQWSKLEPWPFAQEQMQDALRDVTISLDAADWFDIEEPIHNIIKLELPDKARKQYQEMEKEMFLELEHEGIEALNAAAKTVKCLQIASGAIYTDDSKNWVELHDAKIQALESIISESGGMPILVAYHWKHDLERLLKAFPKGRNLDADPQTLRDWNAGKIPILFAHPASAGHGLNLQDGGNILVFFSHWWDLEQYQQIIERIGPTRQIQAGYNRPVFIHHLIAAGTMDEVVMERRNSKREIQDLLLEAMKRK
- a CDS encoding site-specific integrase, whose translation is MSTVATQKAKSTDSDDYTRALQSWESCKPPYTSTHMKICVTAAKIILKHINKPRRSKYEKEHYLRIDFSKAGKVTVYAEFPKHMDVKGQKLGEWPELALPIAREKAKELAEQGLSAESIHQLIELYEKDLAGKVARAKLSENSYATYCCRTKQIKESFGSREVFSDIKYPRLIEVIDTWVQTKSNNQALELFAELRRLWKFSAPIYCNGINIAASIPDDYVSSRVQKPLPTKRYTDIESIAALWINVASCTSSHQKNAVRYMILTGVRPINVANLRWDYVDLDKLEITYPAGLTGMRGAMKTQKEFKFPITKAMKTLLDEQLSWRESAVNCNRDYVFLQPRDPSQPFSKRSLDKLVKTYSPEGAVKGVVHEGTVKGKSGAFNTMCRKFFKSNIIAQMRQKGFSRSDTKEISILCLHHSDRSEDRMAEHYDFSDEILQEEIALKRQAFEAHENSILTQVALLRRRLG
- a CDS encoding ANR family transcriptional regulator, coding for MAFINNDSPLYFRAARDAIRLEQAGKYFEAATAWLQAHRLARTRNNQIWSERRSDFCMKQLKREMYKGTSNEQST
- a CDS encoding VRR-NUC domain-containing protein, which codes for MSKVREDVIERHLVNEVKKAGGIAYKFTSPGRRGVPDRIVLLPNGKIIFVECKAPGEKPRPDQLREHARLFALGFHIVVLDSKDLGEIL